In Gimesia benthica, a single window of DNA contains:
- a CDS encoding Gfo/Idh/MocA family protein: protein MTSRKLTRRSFLKTSAAGLPLACLAPGVFVNTARSAQKSRNPNERLKIGSIGMRYQGSVIADKAQEYGDIVAIADVDRDIAQKARKQFGGKATLFEDYREMLEKADIDVVTIGAPDHWHTKMLIDACRAGKDVYCEKPLTLTVDEGKILNRVVKDTNAVVQVGTWQRSDHRFRQAVEMVHDGRIGNLKKVTVTLSKNKTGGPFKSEPVPSVLNWDLWQGQTPDVPYIKERCHYTFRWWYEYSGGQMTDWGAHHIDIAQWGAGMQDTGPVDIEGTATFPNVENGYNVALDYHLKARYANGVILEVNDTGRTGVMFEGDEGRMFVNRGTIAGKPVEDLKQNPLPREKFNVYAHDNLSRPPRMGKLDAIVNHMGNFFDCIESRETPISSVQNQHRSVSVCHIGNISQRLGRKLTWDPEQELFVGDDEANTWLKREQRKGYEITDS, encoded by the coding sequence ATGACCTCACGGAAACTGACACGTCGATCATTTCTGAAAACTTCTGCAGCCGGTCTGCCGCTTGCCTGCCTGGCACCGGGTGTCTTCGTCAATACGGCACGCTCTGCTCAAAAGTCTCGAAATCCGAACGAGCGGCTGAAGATTGGTTCCATTGGTATGCGTTACCAGGGATCGGTTATCGCAGATAAGGCTCAGGAATATGGCGATATCGTGGCGATAGCCGACGTGGATCGTGATATCGCCCAGAAGGCCCGTAAGCAGTTTGGCGGTAAAGCGACACTGTTTGAAGATTATCGCGAGATGCTTGAAAAGGCCGACATTGATGTCGTGACCATCGGCGCACCCGATCACTGGCATACTAAAATGCTGATCGATGCCTGCCGGGCCGGAAAAGACGTCTATTGTGAAAAGCCACTCACACTGACCGTGGATGAAGGTAAGATCCTGAACCGGGTTGTCAAAGATACCAACGCGGTCGTACAGGTCGGAACCTGGCAGCGAAGCGATCATCGTTTCCGTCAGGCTGTCGAAATGGTACATGATGGACGCATCGGCAACCTGAAGAAGGTGACTGTCACGCTCAGTAAAAACAAAACGGGTGGTCCCTTCAAGTCTGAGCCTGTCCCTTCAGTCTTAAACTGGGATTTGTGGCAGGGGCAGACTCCTGATGTGCCTTACATTAAGGAACGTTGTCACTATACGTTCCGCTGGTGGTATGAGTATTCGGGGGGCCAGATGACCGACTGGGGCGCGCATCACATTGATATCGCCCAGTGGGGAGCTGGAATGCAGGATACCGGTCCTGTCGATATCGAAGGGACCGCCACATTTCCGAACGTCGAAAACGGCTACAATGTTGCCCTCGACTACCATTTGAAGGCCCGCTATGCCAACGGGGTAATTCTGGAAGTCAATGACACCGGTCGAACCGGCGTCATGTTTGAAGGTGACGAGGGACGAATGTTTGTAAACCGGGGGACGATTGCCGGTAAACCCGTCGAGGATCTGAAGCAGAATCCACTGCCCCGTGAAAAGTTTAATGTCTATGCTCACGACAATCTCTCCCGACCTCCCCGGATGGGCAAACTGGATGCGATTGTCAATCACATGGGCAATTTCTTCGACTGCATCGAATCTCGCGAAACACCGATCTCGAGTGTGCAGAATCAGCACCGTTCGGTTTCAGTCTGTCATATCGGCAATATCTCTCAACGCCTGGGACGTAAGCTGACTTGGGATCCCGAACAGGAACTGTTTGTGGGAGATGACGAAGCCAATACGTGGCTCAAACGGGAGCAGAGAAAAGGCTACGAAATCACTGATTCCTGA
- a CDS encoding phytanoyl-CoA dioxygenase family protein: MSVSTGIITEEHKRQFKEEGYFILEKVIPEEDLQIIRDSCAHLIDLMHQEMDRLGTDHIHISHRGKRYHIAKKYDQAPRLTEYVFGDLMAEICKATIGDTAYLFYDQYVVKAAEKGIKFSWHQDSGYLGFNHRPYVTVWAAVDDMTVENGTVDVLPFSTVGIRSLVEHIRDPETGDKTGYFGKEPGVTAVVPAGSLAVFSSLTFHRSGANTTDKMRRAYVTQYSPEPIYDPETGQPKHLAVPFLKGGDRVVS; the protein is encoded by the coding sequence ATGTCGGTTTCCACAGGGATCATCACGGAAGAGCATAAACGTCAGTTTAAGGAAGAGGGATATTTTATTCTGGAGAAGGTCATCCCCGAAGAGGATCTACAGATCATTCGGGATTCCTGTGCTCATCTGATCGATTTGATGCATCAGGAAATGGATCGGCTGGGAACAGACCATATTCATATCAGCCATCGAGGCAAACGTTACCACATCGCGAAAAAATACGATCAGGCGCCTCGTCTGACTGAGTATGTATTTGGCGATCTGATGGCGGAAATCTGCAAGGCCACCATCGGAGACACAGCGTATCTGTTTTACGATCAGTACGTTGTCAAAGCGGCGGAGAAGGGGATCAAGTTTTCCTGGCACCAGGATTCTGGATACCTGGGGTTCAATCATCGTCCCTATGTGACGGTCTGGGCGGCCGTAGATGATATGACCGTGGAAAACGGGACCGTTGATGTCTTGCCCTTTTCGACGGTTGGTATCCGTTCCTTAGTGGAGCACATTCGGGATCCTGAGACCGGCGACAAAACCGGCTACTTCGGTAAGGAACCGGGAGTCACAGCTGTCGTTCCCGCGGGGAGTCTGGCGGTGTTCAGTTCTCTCACCTTCCATCGCAGTGGCGCAAATACAACAGATAAAATGCGTCGGGCGTATGTTACCCAATATTCTCCGGAGCCTATTTATGATCCGGAAACCGGTCAGCCCAAGCATCTGGCGGTACCGTTCCTAAAAGGTGGAGACCGCGTGGTATCCTGA
- a CDS encoding sugar phosphate isomerase/epimerase family protein gives MHEQITRRNFNKQLLGTACAATLAGNTLAAGTKTSQKPFQLNYIVASCMYGTLPLETILQETPKTGAQYLEIWAKRHGNQREQIDELGVEKTKQLFDQYNVKLGSFTCFKYGLFNMQGEMDLVKQLGGDMVICNSGGPKGLKGAELKAAIKKFAEKLKPHVDAAAEKGVIVGLENHGGGLINDPDTQLWLMEMLPAKNFGIALAPYHLEQDPEMMARLIQDLDERLVHFQAWQHGMGCIKKLPKEQELLQLPGRGDLNFVPVLAALKQINYQGRTEIFMHPVPRGIPILPTAEQVTAEINRSRAYLENCLKQA, from the coding sequence ATGCACGAACAGATCACTCGTCGCAATTTTAATAAACAACTGCTGGGAACTGCCTGTGCAGCGACTTTGGCTGGCAACACTCTGGCTGCGGGGACCAAAACATCACAAAAGCCGTTTCAACTGAACTACATCGTTGCCTCCTGCATGTATGGGACACTCCCCCTGGAAACGATTCTGCAGGAAACTCCTAAAACGGGAGCGCAATATCTGGAGATCTGGGCGAAACGGCACGGGAACCAGCGCGAGCAGATTGACGAGTTGGGCGTCGAAAAGACAAAGCAGCTGTTTGATCAATACAACGTCAAACTGGGTAGTTTTACCTGTTTCAAGTACGGCTTGTTCAACATGCAGGGCGAGATGGACCTGGTGAAGCAGTTGGGCGGTGATATGGTGATCTGTAACAGCGGAGGTCCCAAAGGTCTGAAAGGGGCCGAACTGAAAGCTGCGATTAAAAAGTTTGCCGAAAAGCTGAAACCGCATGTCGATGCTGCTGCTGAGAAGGGCGTCATTGTTGGCCTGGAGAATCATGGAGGTGGATTAATCAATGATCCGGATACACAGCTCTGGCTGATGGAAATGCTGCCAGCGAAAAACTTCGGTATCGCGCTGGCTCCCTATCATCTGGAACAGGATCCGGAGATGATGGCCCGGCTGATTCAAGATCTGGATGAACGGCTCGTGCACTTCCAGGCCTGGCAACACGGCATGGGCTGTATTAAGAAACTGCCTAAGGAACAGGAACTCCTGCAACTGCCTGGCCGTGGTGACCTGAATTTTGTTCCTGTCCTCGCAGCACTTAAACAGATCAACTATCAGGGACGAACCGAAATCTTCATGCATCCCGTACCCCGCGGAATTCCGATTCTGCCTACCGCGGAACAGGTGACGGCTGAGATCAACCGCTCTCGCGCCTATCTGGAGAACTGTCTGAAACAGGCATGA
- a CDS encoding arylsulfatase, with the protein MKLRRFLLTAVFGLICLMSLEYAQAQEPTKRPNILLIMADDQGYWDTEVAGNPHIETPALKQMAAEGVTFTHFHANMVCAPTRAGLMTGRHYLRTGLYNTRFGGDTLGRNETTIAQVLKSAGYRTALFGKWHLGRYSQYQPHRRGFDHFFGHYHGHIERYSNPDQVVVNGQPVETLGYVTDLFTEAAIDFIKRDQQQPFFCFLAFNAPHSPFLLDTTHFGQPEGDKLIEKYLAKGLPLREARIYGMVERIDQNLSRLFKVLKEQGLDEETLVIYTSDNGGVSKAFKAGLKGGKGSAYEGGTRVPFVVRWPGQIPAGKKTDALVAQIDLFPTFCELAGVSIPEGVDLDGKSILSLMQQGGGESPHEYLYHTWDRYTPNPWHRWSIHGPRFKLVGHDPQGKKKQQEPAGQLYDLTADPGETKDVSWKFPEVASRLRNEFHRWFDDVTRGQEYQPAAIPVGDSTEPVVELQPSWAIIDGDGLEYSFDGYDWDTLDGWKSNKSSAHWQLDVLKSGRYEVELSYGYRSEPTTSGTLQLTVGDQSLSCKLPMTTSQNVFMKTIAGTLDLSQGKQKLTIRAAAPAGIQGLRLNSIWLKALPE; encoded by the coding sequence ATGAAATTACGACGTTTCCTCCTGACTGCGGTTTTCGGTCTGATCTGTCTGATGTCTCTGGAATATGCCCAGGCACAGGAACCAACCAAACGGCCCAATATTCTGCTGATTATGGCTGATGACCAGGGATACTGGGACACTGAAGTTGCTGGCAATCCTCACATCGAAACGCCTGCTTTAAAACAGATGGCGGCGGAAGGGGTCACGTTCACACACTTCCATGCAAACATGGTTTGTGCTCCCACACGCGCCGGATTGATGACGGGGCGACATTATCTGCGGACCGGACTTTATAACACCCGCTTTGGTGGTGATACGCTGGGGCGGAATGAAACGACGATCGCACAGGTGCTGAAATCAGCCGGCTATCGGACGGCGTTGTTCGGAAAATGGCATCTCGGGCGTTATTCTCAATATCAGCCGCACCGACGGGGCTTCGATCATTTCTTCGGTCATTACCATGGTCATATCGAACGCTATTCGAATCCAGACCAGGTGGTGGTTAACGGGCAACCAGTCGAAACGCTCGGCTATGTTACCGATCTGTTTACTGAAGCGGCGATCGATTTTATCAAACGCGACCAGCAGCAACCCTTTTTCTGTTTTCTGGCCTTCAATGCACCGCATTCCCCCTTTCTCCTGGATACGACTCACTTCGGTCAACCGGAGGGGGACAAGCTGATTGAGAAATACCTCGCCAAGGGGCTTCCTCTCCGAGAAGCACGCATTTATGGAATGGTGGAGCGCATCGATCAAAATCTCAGTCGATTGTTCAAAGTGCTGAAGGAACAGGGACTGGATGAGGAGACGCTGGTGATTTATACCAGCGATAATGGAGGCGTCAGCAAAGCGTTCAAGGCGGGCCTTAAAGGAGGTAAGGGGAGTGCCTATGAAGGAGGGACCCGAGTGCCTTTCGTCGTCCGCTGGCCTGGTCAGATTCCAGCAGGAAAAAAGACCGACGCGCTGGTGGCTCAGATTGATCTGTTTCCCACGTTCTGCGAACTGGCGGGAGTCAGTATTCCCGAAGGTGTTGACCTTGATGGAAAATCCATTCTGTCTCTCATGCAGCAGGGGGGAGGTGAGTCGCCTCATGAGTACCTGTATCACACCTGGGATCGTTACACACCGAACCCCTGGCATCGCTGGTCGATTCATGGTCCACGGTTCAAGCTGGTAGGACACGATCCTCAAGGCAAAAAGAAACAGCAGGAGCCGGCTGGCCAGTTGTATGACCTCACAGCAGATCCTGGTGAAACCAAAGATGTCTCCTGGAAATTCCCGGAGGTGGCTTCCCGCTTGCGAAATGAGTTTCACCGCTGGTTCGATGATGTGACCCGGGGGCAGGAATATCAGCCGGCTGCGATCCCTGTGGGGGATTCTACGGAACCTGTCGTCGAGTTACAGCCGAGCTGGGCCATCATTGATGGTGACGGACTCGAATATTCGTTCGACGGATATGACTGGGATACCCTTGACGGCTGGAAATCCAACAAGAGTTCCGCGCATTGGCAGTTGGATGTATTGAAGTCGGGCCGTTATGAGGTCGAACTCAGCTATGGATATCGTTCAGAACCCACGACGAGCGGAACTCTGCAACTGACAGTAGGGGATCAGAGCCTGAGTTGTAAGCTCCCCATGACGACAAGTCAGAATGTCTTCATGAAAACCATAGCTGGGACACTGGATCTGTCTCAGGGAAAACAGAAGCTTACAATTCGTGCCGCCGCCCCTGCGGGGATCCAGGGACTGCGACTGAATTCAATCTGGCTCAAAGCATTGCCTGAATAA
- a CDS encoding TPM domain-containing protein, giving the protein MAARSEVASPVVAVPPARGNQIVIPQFPDRKLISMQSAFNFLTEEQQKQVEQAVVDAEGKTSCEIVPVVATSSGRYDRPEDVVGLWLTVITGLGFWYFFPRVQGQAGDWGGLPVVVELILAALAMVIAFILGAIAGSRIGWLRRLFTPRQQMQDEVAARAREIFFDKRVHHTEGGTGVLIYISLFEHVAVALADQSVIDKLGQSFIDQICQKLTAGLHSGKASETICEVIREIGDQAAILLPRASDDKNELQDALVLID; this is encoded by the coding sequence GTGGCGGCTCGTTCGGAGGTGGCTTCTCCGGTGGTGGCGGTGCCACCGGCTCGTGGTAACCAGATCGTTATTCCCCAGTTTCCAGATCGAAAGCTCATTTCCATGCAGAGCGCATTTAACTTTTTAACCGAAGAACAACAGAAGCAGGTTGAGCAGGCCGTTGTTGACGCCGAGGGTAAAACATCCTGTGAGATTGTTCCCGTAGTGGCTACATCTTCGGGTCGCTACGATCGTCCGGAAGACGTTGTGGGGCTCTGGTTGACCGTTATCACAGGACTGGGCTTCTGGTATTTCTTTCCCCGTGTTCAGGGACAGGCAGGTGACTGGGGAGGTTTACCCGTCGTTGTCGAACTGATTCTGGCGGCCCTCGCGATGGTCATCGCGTTTATTCTGGGAGCGATTGCCGGAAGCCGGATCGGTTGGCTTCGTCGTCTGTTTACACCCCGACAACAGATGCAGGACGAAGTTGCCGCTCGTGCCCGGGAGATCTTTTTCGATAAGCGCGTCCATCACACCGAAGGGGGGACCGGAGTACTCATCTACATTTCCCTGTTTGAGCATGTGGCAGTGGCACTGGCTGACCAGTCAGTCATCGACAAACTGGGGCAGTCTTTCATTGATCAGATCTGTCAAAAACTGACAGCAGGTCTCCACTCAGGGAAAGCTTCTGAAACGATATGTGAAGTCATCCGCGAAATCGGCGACCAGGCAGCCATACTCCTGCCTCGCGCCTCTGATGATAAGAACGAACTTCAGGATGCCCTGGTTCTGATTGACTGA
- a CDS encoding TPM domain-containing protein, with product MKSLLKYQYLVVFLTLTIISFSRLNSVHALELTLEPPGDREFVRDLAGMIDEPTKKKIQEICDKLLTDKATPIIVVTIDSMAKHGGADMRIETFATILFNQWQIGHAKLNDQDWNTGILLLVSKDDRKARIELGAGWGREDDAKCREIMDDYIIPHFKQGQFSQGILAGVEALDKMARKLSMPAKPQSAWSYVIIAVAIGLAIFTIVSLIRRGSSGWAWLFWGVIFAVIGTILYQMLTNRGGGGGGFSGGSFGGGFSGGGGATGSW from the coding sequence GTGAAATCCCTACTCAAGTATCAATACCTCGTCGTCTTTCTGACGCTGACTATAATCAGTTTCAGCAGGCTGAATTCAGTTCATGCCCTGGAATTAACGCTCGAACCGCCGGGAGATCGTGAATTCGTTCGCGATCTGGCCGGCATGATCGATGAGCCGACTAAGAAAAAGATCCAGGAGATCTGCGATAAGTTGCTTACCGACAAGGCGACGCCGATCATTGTTGTCACCATCGATTCGATGGCTAAACATGGCGGCGCTGACATGCGGATCGAAACCTTTGCTACGATCCTCTTCAATCAGTGGCAGATCGGACATGCCAAACTGAATGATCAGGATTGGAATACCGGCATTCTGTTGCTGGTATCTAAAGATGATCGCAAGGCACGCATAGAGCTCGGTGCTGGCTGGGGTCGGGAAGACGATGCCAAGTGCCGTGAAATCATGGACGACTACATTATCCCCCATTTCAAACAGGGACAGTTTTCGCAGGGTATTCTGGCGGGAGTCGAGGCCCTCGATAAAATGGCACGCAAGCTGTCAATGCCTGCCAAGCCACAGTCTGCCTGGAGCTACGTCATCATCGCGGTGGCGATTGGACTGGCCATTTTCACCATCGTCTCTTTAATTCGCCGCGGATCCAGTGGCTGGGCCTGGTTATTCTGGGGCGTCATCTTTGCGGTGATCGGCACGATTCTCTACCAGATGCTCACCAATCGGGGAGGTGGAGGAGGCGGTTTCAGTGGCGGCTCGTTCGGAGGTGGCTTCTCCGGTGGTGGCGGTGCCACCGGCTCGTGGTAA
- a CDS encoding PQQ-binding-like beta-propeller repeat protein, which translates to MKQRLPLLTLCLLTLVSVLTQPGHELSAKDWPTYLMDRERAGATTDSVQTPLVPVWQYSAPSAPQTGQTDPGERVIEGHDLESRVDFDDAFQVAISAGKVYFGSSVDHQLRCVDLKSGQVVWRFFTGGPIRLSPTVHQAKVYFGSDDGFVYCLDAATGKEIWKLRAGLNEEMIIARGEMVSRWPVRTNVLIDEGIAYFGAGIFPHENIYLYAVEANSGKVIWKIDNLSQTSAGRNELSPQGYILANDDFLFFPSGRSLPAAFNKKTGEQEHNRSYSWRSTAGGVVGGTQALLADGQIYSMGAHHILALTQDEGDVGFAWINGQQMVVKDEYAYLATDTSLLKVNRLEHAQGSQKAHANEMTINGLFRKLRSLKGEQATAARDQIKKLQEENKQYTQAGVIWEKPIVARDSLIVAGDKVIAGGQEQVLILEADSGKVLQTLKVKGKARGLAVSDGQLVVSTSAGDIIGFGSSSTPTEKLTELDTVSTQNPYADNATSARYQQAAQDILKNTGVQNGFCLVLGGEEGQLAYELARNSKLKIYCIEPDATKVAAAREKLSQAGYYGHRITFHQTELSPLPYSHYFANLIVSDTLLKTGKVPGIPQDVATHVKPLGGTICLGTPADPKSATTDSASLTGWLKDTGLTETAEIKTQGDYALLIRGALPGAGSWSHQYADPGNTASSKDQLVRGGLGVLWFGDPGEKKMVNRHEGAVGPLAINGRLFIQGETTIMAFDAYNGLFLWERENPQAIRTGVFQNQNPGNLVASEDSLFFMMKEYCYQLDAATGKTVTKIPLPEQFNDGKHEWGYLAYQDGLLFGTATTRQELAARQIRRGRRTEDSTDAVFAIDVKTGKPAWTYQGKSIAHHTIAIGPEAAYFIDSSITSEQRAEILRQDKSHLKDLTGKEREIAEDRLKKQDLRLAVALDVKTGKKLWSTPVDVTDCSEIGIGGGKLTLLYQNNVLLLCGANANGHYWKQFMAGDFSRRRLVALNANDGALLWKKDANYRHRPIIVGDKVIAEPWSYDLYTGLQHMRKHPLTGKEVPWSIMREGHHCGMLAASENLLMFRSGFTGFYDLEKDAGTRHFAGHRTGCWINAIPANGLVMIPESSAGCVCLFSISSTIVLEPREERKHWTIFSSVGPKTPVDHMALNMGAPGDRRDARGTVWMAYPRPTPSRETGLDFKFDISPIFNSGGGYNSLNEITHPVKEAEPPWVYTSWARGLKECSIPLLGKDDAPANYSVQLSFSELEPVSVNDSQAAPLFTIKLQGKVVQKDFNPHGKQGIQVRKFEGIPVKDNLHLELVPQNEAAEQMPAALSGIEIIRTDS; encoded by the coding sequence GTGAAACAGCGACTCCCCCTCCTCACCCTCTGTCTGCTTACCCTCGTCTCTGTTTTAACTCAGCCCGGGCATGAGCTGTCAGCGAAAGACTGGCCGACCTATCTCATGGATCGGGAGCGTGCTGGTGCCACTACGGACAGCGTTCAGACTCCCTTGGTCCCTGTCTGGCAATACTCTGCTCCAAGTGCACCTCAGACTGGCCAGACCGACCCCGGCGAACGGGTCATCGAAGGCCACGATCTGGAATCGCGGGTCGATTTTGACGATGCCTTTCAGGTCGCGATCTCAGCAGGAAAGGTCTATTTCGGATCCTCGGTCGATCATCAGTTGCGTTGTGTTGATCTGAAAAGTGGACAGGTAGTCTGGCGTTTCTTTACCGGCGGCCCGATTCGTCTCTCCCCGACCGTCCATCAGGCAAAAGTCTATTTTGGCTCCGATGATGGATTCGTGTATTGCCTTGACGCAGCGACTGGAAAAGAGATCTGGAAACTGCGGGCAGGGCTGAACGAAGAAATGATTATCGCCCGCGGAGAAATGGTCTCCCGCTGGCCCGTCCGCACAAACGTACTGATCGACGAGGGAATCGCCTATTTTGGTGCCGGCATTTTTCCCCACGAAAACATTTACCTCTATGCCGTTGAGGCTAATTCTGGCAAAGTAATCTGGAAAATCGATAACCTGAGTCAGACCAGCGCTGGTCGAAATGAACTCTCTCCCCAGGGCTATATTCTGGCTAATGACGATTTCCTGTTTTTCCCCTCTGGTCGTTCTCTTCCCGCTGCCTTCAACAAAAAGACAGGGGAACAGGAACACAATCGATCTTACAGTTGGCGCAGCACCGCGGGTGGTGTCGTCGGCGGGACTCAGGCACTGTTAGCTGATGGTCAGATCTATTCGATGGGTGCTCACCACATTCTCGCCCTGACTCAGGATGAAGGCGATGTAGGCTTTGCCTGGATCAACGGACAACAGATGGTCGTCAAAGATGAGTACGCTTACCTGGCCACCGATACGAGCCTGTTGAAAGTGAATCGGCTCGAGCATGCCCAAGGCTCCCAGAAAGCCCACGCCAATGAAATGACCATCAACGGTCTGTTCCGTAAGCTCCGCAGTCTCAAAGGCGAGCAAGCCACAGCCGCCCGGGATCAGATCAAGAAATTACAGGAAGAAAATAAACAATACACACAAGCGGGCGTCATCTGGGAAAAGCCAATTGTAGCCCGTGACTCACTGATCGTGGCGGGAGATAAAGTCATCGCCGGCGGTCAGGAGCAGGTGCTGATTCTCGAAGCCGATTCCGGCAAGGTCCTGCAGACATTGAAAGTCAAAGGTAAGGCCCGGGGACTGGCTGTTTCAGATGGCCAACTGGTTGTCAGCACGTCCGCTGGCGACATCATCGGTTTTGGTTCCTCAAGTACTCCGACTGAAAAGCTGACGGAACTCGATACAGTCTCCACACAAAATCCATATGCGGACAATGCAACCTCTGCCCGTTACCAGCAGGCTGCTCAGGACATCCTGAAAAACACGGGAGTCCAGAACGGTTTCTGCCTGGTTCTGGGTGGTGAAGAGGGACAGTTGGCTTACGAACTGGCCCGCAACTCAAAGTTGAAAATCTACTGTATCGAACCCGATGCTACCAAAGTTGCTGCAGCTCGGGAAAAACTGAGCCAGGCAGGCTACTACGGACATCGGATCACATTCCATCAGACCGAACTATCGCCGCTGCCTTATTCACACTACTTTGCAAATCTGATTGTCTCAGACACACTGCTCAAAACAGGAAAAGTCCCTGGGATTCCCCAAGATGTCGCCACTCATGTCAAACCGCTGGGAGGCACTATCTGTCTGGGAACCCCCGCCGACCCGAAATCAGCGACAACGGATTCAGCCAGCCTGACAGGCTGGCTCAAAGATACCGGCCTTACCGAAACCGCTGAGATTAAGACTCAGGGTGACTATGCCCTGCTCATTCGAGGGGCTCTGCCGGGAGCCGGCAGTTGGTCTCATCAATATGCAGATCCGGGAAACACCGCGAGCAGCAAGGATCAACTCGTCAGAGGTGGTCTGGGAGTGCTCTGGTTTGGCGACCCCGGTGAAAAGAAAATGGTAAACCGCCATGAAGGTGCAGTAGGTCCACTGGCAATCAACGGCCGCCTGTTCATTCAGGGTGAAACCACCATCATGGCCTTCGATGCATACAACGGACTGTTTCTCTGGGAACGTGAAAATCCCCAGGCCATCCGTACCGGGGTATTCCAGAACCAGAATCCTGGCAACCTGGTTGCCAGTGAAGACAGCCTGTTCTTCATGATGAAAGAATATTGTTATCAACTGGATGCCGCTACGGGAAAAACGGTCACTAAGATTCCCCTGCCCGAACAGTTCAATGATGGCAAGCACGAATGGGGATACCTCGCCTATCAAGACGGCTTGTTGTTCGGCACCGCGACGACTCGCCAGGAACTCGCAGCCCGACAGATCCGCCGCGGTCGCAGAACTGAAGATTCAACAGATGCCGTTTTTGCAATCGACGTCAAAACAGGTAAACCTGCCTGGACCTATCAGGGCAAAAGCATCGCACATCACACCATCGCCATAGGTCCGGAAGCCGCATATTTTATCGACAGCTCCATTACCAGCGAGCAGCGGGCAGAGATTCTCCGTCAGGACAAATCGCACCTGAAAGATTTGACCGGGAAAGAACGGGAAATCGCAGAAGACCGCCTGAAAAAACAGGACCTGCGTCTGGCAGTCGCCCTCGACGTCAAGACAGGCAAAAAACTCTGGTCCACCCCAGTCGATGTGACTGACTGTAGCGAAATTGGCATCGGTGGCGGAAAACTTACGTTGCTCTATCAGAACAACGTTCTACTACTCTGCGGTGCCAATGCCAACGGTCATTACTGGAAACAGTTTATGGCCGGCGATTTCTCGCGACGTCGACTCGTTGCGCTGAATGCAAACGATGGTGCCCTTCTCTGGAAGAAGGACGCCAACTATCGCCATCGTCCCATCATCGTGGGTGACAAGGTGATTGCCGAGCCCTGGTCTTACGACCTCTACACTGGGTTGCAGCATATGCGGAAACACCCACTGACCGGTAAAGAAGTTCCCTGGAGTATCATGCGGGAAGGACATCACTGCGGCATGCTGGCCGCTTCCGAAAACCTATTGATGTTCCGTTCCGGTTTCACCGGCTTTTATGACCTGGAAAAAGACGCAGGCACCCGTCACTTCGCGGGCCATCGTACGGGGTGCTGGATCAACGCGATCCCAGCCAACGGTCTGGTCATGATCCCGGAATCGAGTGCCGGCTGTGTTTGTCTGTTTTCAATCTCTTCCACCATTGTGCTCGAACCGCGCGAAGAACGAAAACACTGGACTATTTTCAGCTCGGTCGGTCCGAAAACACCAGTCGATCACATGGCACTTAACATGGGAGCCCCTGGCGACCGACGGGATGCTCGCGGAACTGTCTGGATGGCATATCCGCGTCCAACCCCGAGTCGTGAAACAGGGCTCGACTTCAAATTTGATATCAGCCCCATATTCAATAGTGGCGGTGGCTACAACAGCCTCAATGAAATTACTCATCCCGTAAAAGAAGCAGAACCTCCATGGGTCTATACATCCTGGGCACGGGGTTTGAAAGAATGCTCGATTCCGCTGCTGGGTAAAGATGATGCACCTGCAAACTATTCGGTGCAGCTCTCGTTCTCGGAACTGGAACCCGTCTCTGTGAATGACTCTCAGGCTGCTCCCCTGTTTACGATTAAACTGCAGGGTAAAGTGGTACAGAAAGATTTCAACCCACACGGGAAACAGGGCATCCAGGTTCGGAAATTCGAAGGTATTCCAGTCAAAGACAATCTACATCTTGAACTGGTCCCGCAAAACGAAGCGGCAGAGCAGATGCCGGCCGCGTTAAGTGGAATTGAAATTATCCGCACAGATTCATAG